In Chromobacterium rhizoryzae, one genomic interval encodes:
- a CDS encoding acyl-CoA dehydrogenase C-terminal domain-containing protein: MIYQAPIKDIQFALNELAELPAVCGLPGYGECSVELVDAILEEGAKFAEGVLAPINKQGDQGAKWRDGEVSAAPGFKDAWRQYVESGWVGLRAPEAYGGQGMPALVATAAEEMWCSANLAFSLAPLLTLGAIEAIHHHASEELKKVYLPPMSSGAWTGTMNLTEPQAGSDLAQVRSKALPQADGSYRISGQKIFITWGEHDMADNIVHLVLARLPDAPAGVKGISLFIVPKFLVNADGSLGARNDVRCVSLEHKLGIHGSPTAVMSFGDQDGAIGYLVGEANKGLNYMFTMMNHARLGVGIEGLAVSERAYQKAVEYARERVQSRAVGSPDPSGVAIIQHPDVRRMLLTMRAQVEAQRALALYTAAALDRAARHPVASEKARNQALANFLIPIVKGWNTEQANEITSLALQVHGGMGYIEETGVAQYYRDARITAIYEGTTGIQALDLIGRKTAGEGGVTARALLEEAAGCVAKLRAAGLASLADNLDEAVKQARRSVDFILDTFAGQPQRAAAGSVPFLKLMGIVLGGWQMARAALIAKEKQSDGESDQDFMRAKLATARFYGEHLLPQAGGLAAAIVDGADSVLEMDEAWF; the protein is encoded by the coding sequence ATGATTTATCAAGCACCGATTAAGGACATTCAATTCGCGCTCAATGAGCTGGCCGAGCTGCCGGCCGTCTGCGGCCTGCCGGGCTACGGCGAATGCTCGGTGGAGCTGGTGGACGCCATTCTGGAGGAGGGCGCCAAGTTTGCCGAAGGCGTGCTGGCGCCGATCAACAAGCAGGGCGATCAGGGCGCCAAATGGCGCGACGGCGAGGTCAGCGCCGCGCCCGGCTTCAAGGACGCCTGGCGTCAGTACGTCGAATCCGGCTGGGTGGGCCTGCGCGCGCCGGAAGCCTACGGCGGCCAGGGCATGCCGGCCTTGGTGGCCACCGCGGCCGAGGAAATGTGGTGTTCCGCCAATCTGGCTTTCTCGCTGGCGCCGCTGTTGACGCTGGGCGCGATCGAGGCCATTCATCATCACGCCTCGGAAGAACTCAAGAAGGTCTATCTGCCGCCAATGTCCAGCGGCGCCTGGACCGGCACCATGAATTTGACCGAGCCGCAGGCCGGTTCCGACCTCGCCCAGGTGCGCAGCAAGGCCTTGCCGCAGGCTGACGGCAGTTATCGCATCAGCGGCCAGAAAATCTTCATTACCTGGGGCGAGCACGATATGGCGGACAACATCGTCCACCTGGTGCTGGCCCGCCTGCCGGACGCGCCGGCCGGGGTGAAGGGCATTTCCTTGTTCATCGTGCCCAAATTCCTGGTCAACGCCGATGGCAGCCTGGGCGCGCGCAACGATGTGCGCTGCGTGTCGCTGGAGCACAAGCTGGGCATCCACGGCAGCCCCACCGCGGTGATGAGCTTCGGCGACCAGGACGGCGCGATCGGCTATCTGGTCGGCGAAGCCAACAAGGGCCTGAACTATATGTTCACGATGATGAACCACGCGCGTCTGGGCGTGGGCATCGAAGGCCTGGCGGTGTCGGAGCGCGCCTACCAGAAGGCGGTGGAGTACGCGCGCGAACGGGTACAGAGCCGCGCGGTGGGTTCGCCCGATCCGTCCGGCGTGGCCATCATCCAGCATCCGGACGTGCGCCGCATGCTGCTGACCATGCGCGCCCAGGTGGAGGCGCAGCGCGCGCTGGCCCTGTATACCGCGGCGGCGCTGGACCGCGCGGCGCGCCATCCGGTGGCGAGCGAAAAAGCGCGCAACCAGGCGCTGGCCAATTTCCTGATCCCCATCGTCAAGGGCTGGAACACCGAGCAGGCCAACGAAATCACCAGCCTGGCGCTGCAGGTGCACGGCGGCATGGGATATATCGAGGAAACCGGCGTGGCGCAGTACTATCGCGATGCGCGCATCACCGCCATCTACGAAGGCACCACCGGCATCCAGGCCCTGGATTTGATTGGCCGCAAGACCGCGGGCGAGGGCGGCGTCACCGCACGCGCCTTGCTGGAAGAGGCCGCCGGCTGCGTGGCCAAGCTGCGCGCCGCCGGGCTGGCCAGCCTGGCGGACAATCTGGACGAAGCGGTCAAGCAGGCGCGCCGCAGCGTCGACTTCATCCTGGATACCTTCGCCGGACAGCCGCAACGGGCGGCGGCCGGGTCCGTGCCCTTCCTCAAGCTGATGGGCATTGTGCTGGGCGGCTGGCAGATGGCGCGCGCGGCCCTGATCGCCAAGGAAAAGCAGAGCGACGGCGAGTCCGATCAGGACTTCATGCGCGCCAAACTGGCCACCGCGCGTTTCTACGGCGAACATCTGTTGCCGCAGGCGGGCGGTTTGGCGGCCGCCATCGTTGACGGCGCGGACAGCGTGCTGGAGATGGATGAAGCCTGGTTCTGA
- a CDS encoding electron transfer flavoprotein subunit alpha/FixB family protein, producing MAILVIAEHDNQSLKAGTLNTITAAGKLGEVHVLVAGHNAAAAAEAAKGVAGVAKVLLADAAHYAHGLAENLGALVSGLAKSYSHVLAPASSFGKNLLPRVAALLDVAQISEIVAIESADTFVRPIYAGNVLATVQSADPIKVITVRTTAFDAAGQGGSAAVETVAAAADAQLSSFVGQELTKSDRPELGSAKVIVSGGRALGSEEQFKAVIDPLADKLSAAVGASRAAVDAGYAPNDYQVGQTGKVVAPQLYFAVGISGAIQHLAGMKDSKVIVAINKDEEAPIFQVADYGIVGDLFTVVPELMAELSK from the coding sequence ATGGCCATTCTCGTTATCGCTGAACACGACAACCAGAGCCTGAAAGCAGGCACCCTGAACACCATCACCGCCGCTGGCAAGCTGGGCGAAGTGCATGTGCTGGTGGCCGGCCACAACGCCGCCGCCGCCGCCGAGGCCGCCAAAGGCGTGGCCGGCGTCGCCAAAGTGCTGCTGGCCGACGCCGCTCACTACGCGCATGGCCTGGCCGAGAACCTGGGCGCGCTGGTGTCCGGCCTGGCCAAGAGCTACAGCCACGTGCTGGCGCCGGCGTCCTCCTTCGGCAAGAACCTGCTGCCGCGCGTAGCCGCTTTGCTGGACGTGGCGCAGATCTCCGAGATCGTCGCCATCGAATCCGCCGATACCTTCGTGCGGCCCATTTACGCCGGCAACGTGCTGGCCACCGTGCAGTCCGCCGACCCGATCAAGGTCATCACCGTGCGCACCACCGCCTTCGACGCGGCGGGCCAGGGCGGTTCCGCCGCGGTGGAAACCGTGGCCGCGGCAGCGGACGCGCAGCTGTCCAGCTTCGTCGGCCAGGAACTGACCAAGTCCGACCGTCCGGAACTGGGCTCGGCCAAGGTCATCGTTTCCGGCGGCCGCGCGCTGGGTTCGGAGGAGCAGTTCAAGGCGGTGATCGATCCGCTGGCGGACAAGCTCTCCGCCGCCGTGGGCGCTTCCCGCGCCGCGGTGGACGCCGGCTACGCGCCGAACGACTACCAGGTGGGCCAGACCGGCAAGGTGGTGGCGCCGCAGCTGTACTTCGCGGTTGGCATTTCCGGCGCGATCCAGCACCTGGCCGGCATGAAGGACTCCAAGGTGATCGTCGCCATCAACAAGGACGAGGAAGCGCCCATCTTCCAGGTGGCGGATTACGGCATCGTCGGCGATCTGTTCACCGTAGTGCCGGAGTTGATGGCCGAGTTGTCCAAATAA
- the gspF gene encoding type II secretion system inner membrane protein GspF, whose translation MAAFRFTAFDPAGKEQKGLLEADSARAARSQLRERGLLPLEVESVSAKNGDAGSSALRRGLPRAELVMITEQLSTLLNAGLPLEKALTAVTEQCEHPRSRTVLAALRSDILEGKSFAQALASAPGVFFPLYRSLVQAGEQSGHLDTVMARLAEYLDKRQNTQQKVMLAMAYPAVVTVVAILVVAGLMSYVVPQVVSVFAQTKQTLPFLTRALVAASDFLRQWGVALLAGIVAALFLTVRALRAPALKRRFHARLLKLPVFGRLLRALNTARMASTLSILVGSGVPLLTALETARGLMTLLPMQDAVSEAMAKVREGVALSRALHATRQFPPVLIHLIGSGESSGTLAHMLDRAAQQQEQEVERKLATFTTLMEPLLILFMGGMVLLIVLAIMMPIIDMNQMVH comes from the coding sequence ATGGCCGCCTTCCGTTTTACCGCTTTCGACCCCGCCGGCAAGGAGCAGAAAGGCTTGCTGGAGGCGGACTCCGCGCGCGCCGCGCGCAGCCAGCTGCGCGAGCGCGGCCTGCTGCCGCTGGAGGTGGAAAGCGTCAGCGCCAAGAACGGCGACGCCGGCAGCTCGGCGCTGCGCCGCGGCCTGCCGCGCGCGGAACTGGTGATGATCACCGAACAGCTGTCCACTCTGCTCAACGCGGGCCTGCCGTTGGAAAAGGCGCTGACCGCGGTGACCGAGCAGTGCGAACACCCGCGCAGCCGCACCGTGCTGGCGGCCTTGCGCAGCGACATCCTGGAAGGCAAGAGCTTCGCCCAGGCGCTGGCTTCGGCGCCGGGCGTGTTTTTTCCGCTGTATCGCTCGCTGGTGCAGGCGGGCGAACAGTCCGGCCATCTCGACACCGTGATGGCGCGCTTGGCCGAATACCTGGACAAGCGCCAGAACACCCAACAAAAAGTGATGCTGGCGATGGCCTATCCGGCCGTGGTCACCGTGGTGGCCATCCTGGTGGTGGCCGGCCTGATGAGCTATGTGGTGCCGCAGGTGGTCAGCGTGTTCGCGCAGACCAAGCAGACCCTGCCTTTTCTGACCCGGGCGCTGGTGGCCGCCAGCGATTTCCTGCGGCAATGGGGCGTCGCGCTGCTGGCCGGCATCGTCGCCGCGCTGTTCCTGACCGTGCGCGCCTTGCGCGCGCCGGCGCTGAAACGGCGCTTCCACGCCCGGCTGTTGAAGCTGCCGGTGTTCGGCCGCCTGCTGCGCGCGCTCAACACCGCGCGCATGGCCAGCACCCTGTCCATTCTGGTGGGCAGCGGCGTGCCCCTGCTGACCGCGCTGGAAACCGCGCGCGGCCTGATGACCCTGCTGCCGATGCAGGACGCGGTCAGCGAGGCGATGGCCAAGGTGCGCGAAGGCGTGGCGCTGTCGCGCGCGCTGCACGCCACTCGTCAATTCCCGCCGGTGCTGATCCATCTGATCGGCAGCGGCGAATCCAGCGGCACGCTGGCCCATATGCTGGACCGCGCCGCCCAGCAGCAGGAGCAGGAGGTGGAGCGCAAGCTCGCCACCTTCACCACGCTGATGGAGCCGCTGCTGATCCTGTTCATGGGCGGCATGGTCTTGCTGATCGTGCTGGCCATCATGATGCCCATCATCGACATGAACCAGATGGTGCATTGA
- a CDS encoding type II secretion system protein GspJ codes for MRGRQDGMTLIEILVAMSLLAILSVLGYKAFGSLLISRERLMQTSEQWVDAARAFRRLEGDLTGQMPAPTQGQGPSLGGSQLLLQSDGDGQTLTLQSFSARYPGGQERISYHAGAQGLSWAAGDAQGAAPTAYVLLGKDAAVRWRVLLDDGNWLDNWPPREASPAHSPRALEMRIRMPGNEWAKRIWALP; via the coding sequence ATGCGCGGCCGGCAGGACGGCATGACCTTGATCGAGATCCTGGTGGCGATGAGCTTGCTCGCCATCTTGTCGGTGCTGGGCTACAAGGCTTTCGGCTCCTTGCTGATTTCGCGCGAGCGGCTGATGCAGACCAGCGAGCAATGGGTGGACGCCGCGCGCGCCTTCCGGCGGCTGGAAGGCGATCTGACCGGCCAGATGCCGGCGCCGACGCAAGGGCAAGGGCCCAGTCTGGGCGGCAGCCAGCTATTGCTGCAAAGCGACGGCGACGGCCAGACGCTGACCTTGCAGAGTTTTTCCGCCCGCTATCCCGGCGGCCAGGAGCGCATCAGCTACCATGCCGGCGCTCAGGGCCTCAGCTGGGCGGCGGGCGACGCCCAGGGCGCGGCGCCGACCGCCTACGTGCTCTTGGGCAAGGACGCCGCGGTGCGCTGGCGCGTGCTGCTGGACGACGGCAATTGGCTGGACAACTGGCCGCCGCGCGAGGCCAGCCCGGCGCACAGCCCGCGCGCGCTGGAAATGCGCATCCGCATGCCGGGCAATGAATGGGCGAAACGGATATGGGCGCTGCCATGA
- a CDS encoding electron transfer flavoprotein subunit beta/FixA family protein, whose protein sequence is MKVLVAVKRVVDYNVKVRVKADGTDVDIANVKMSMNPFDEIAVEEAVRLKEAGKVSEIVVVSLGVKQCEETLRTALAMGADRAILVETDAELQPLAVAKLLKAVADKEQPQLLIVGKQAIDDDANQTGQMVSALLGWGQGTFASKVDLSAETVDVTREIDGGLETVKLRLPAVVTSDLRLNEPRFIKLPNIMAAKKKPLDKTTPAELGVDAAPRLKTLKVAEPSKRSAGIKVANAAELVAKLKTEAKVL, encoded by the coding sequence ATGAAAGTTCTAGTCGCTGTGAAACGCGTTGTGGATTACAACGTGAAGGTTCGGGTCAAGGCCGACGGCACTGACGTGGATATCGCCAACGTCAAGATGTCGATGAACCCGTTTGACGAAATCGCGGTGGAAGAGGCGGTGCGTCTCAAGGAAGCCGGCAAGGTCAGCGAAATCGTCGTGGTGTCGCTGGGCGTCAAGCAATGCGAGGAAACGCTGCGCACCGCGCTGGCGATGGGCGCCGACCGCGCCATCCTGGTGGAAACCGATGCGGAGCTGCAGCCGCTGGCGGTGGCCAAGCTGCTGAAGGCGGTGGCGGACAAGGAACAGCCGCAGCTCTTGATCGTGGGCAAGCAGGCGATCGACGACGACGCCAACCAGACCGGCCAGATGGTGTCGGCGCTGCTGGGCTGGGGCCAGGGCACGTTCGCCTCCAAGGTGGACTTGTCGGCCGAGACCGTGGACGTTACCCGCGAGATCGACGGCGGCTTGGAAACCGTCAAGCTGCGTTTGCCGGCGGTGGTCACCTCCGACCTGCGCCTGAACGAGCCGCGCTTCATCAAGCTGCCCAACATCATGGCCGCCAAGAAAAAGCCGCTGGACAAGACCACGCCGGCGGAACTGGGCGTGGACGCCGCTCCGCGTCTGAAGACGCTGAAGGTGGCCGAGCCTTCCAAGCGCAGCGCCGGCATCAAGGTGGCCAACGCCGCCGAGCTGGTCGCCAAACTGAAAACCGAAGCAAAGGTGCTGTAA
- the gspD gene encoding type II secretion system secretin GspD, whose translation MRIHKLVAILALVYGCNAALAATPQNDGVMLNFVNADIETVVKAIGEITGKNFIIDPRVKGTVNIVSSKPVPRALSYQILLSSLRLQGFSAVEGGGVVKIVPEADAKLHAKASKGIPRGDGDRLITKVFTLKYGNANQLVPVIRPIVSPNNTIAAYPQSNALIVTDYADNIQRIESIIDSIESAAAGDTVVVPVLFGSAVELAGSLNKLLQDSGAGADGGKTTIIPDARANVLMVRADTPGKIGKIKSLLKLLDQPSQAGANVRVVYLKNAEAGKVAQTLRALMTGDAGPLQGRTAVSTNGGSSTSLLNQSGSGSGSGASSSGSASAAQAASPVGGDSASSGGGSGAGGGGSMIQADPTNNALILNVPDSMYQNLRNVIDLLDKRRAQVLVEALVVEVAAQRAMELGVQWQALGALNGNGAGVFGGTNFPGNSGPGIIGLSGGALAGGTAATPLGTLAGSGGLNVGWVKGTVNIPGIGTVLNMGALAKAMETEVGGNIVSSPSLMAMDNEKAKIQIGQEVPILTGQYSNTGSSSSGSVNPFQTYDRKTIGFNLEITPQISEGGSIRMKILQEASTIVPGTEKNPQGPTTNKRTIETIANVDDSGIIAIGGLLQETVSDNESKVPLLGDIPWLGALFRYSNKQRNKTNLMIFIKPTIIRDDLGARSIATDRYNYIIGEGHKAEREKLQMNLDSALKSLPEGGIRSTLEQSLKAQPK comes from the coding sequence ATGCGTATCCACAAACTTGTCGCCATCCTGGCCCTGGTCTACGGTTGCAACGCCGCATTGGCCGCCACCCCGCAGAACGACGGAGTGATGCTCAACTTCGTCAACGCCGACATCGAAACCGTGGTCAAGGCGATAGGCGAAATCACCGGCAAGAACTTCATCATCGACCCGCGGGTGAAGGGCACGGTCAACATCGTGTCCAGCAAGCCGGTGCCGCGCGCGCTGTCTTACCAAATCCTGTTGTCTTCCTTGCGTTTGCAGGGCTTCTCCGCGGTGGAGGGCGGCGGCGTGGTCAAGATCGTGCCGGAGGCCGACGCCAAGCTGCACGCCAAGGCCAGCAAGGGCATCCCGCGCGGGGACGGCGACCGCCTGATCACCAAGGTGTTCACGCTTAAATACGGCAACGCCAATCAGCTGGTGCCGGTGATCCGGCCCATCGTGTCGCCCAACAACACCATCGCCGCCTACCCGCAGTCCAATGCGCTGATCGTCACCGACTACGCGGACAATATTCAGCGCATCGAGTCCATCATCGATTCGATCGAGAGCGCGGCCGCCGGCGACACCGTGGTGGTGCCGGTGCTGTTCGGCTCCGCGGTGGAACTGGCCGGCAGCCTGAACAAGTTGTTGCAGGACAGCGGCGCCGGCGCCGACGGCGGCAAGACCACCATCATCCCGGACGCGCGCGCCAATGTGCTGATGGTGCGCGCCGACACCCCGGGCAAGATCGGCAAGATCAAAAGCCTGCTCAAGCTTCTGGATCAGCCCAGCCAGGCCGGCGCCAATGTGCGCGTGGTCTATCTGAAGAACGCCGAGGCCGGCAAGGTGGCGCAGACGCTGCGAGCCTTGATGACCGGCGACGCGGGGCCCTTGCAGGGCCGCACCGCGGTGAGCACCAACGGCGGCTCCAGTACCAGCCTGCTGAACCAGAGCGGTTCGGGCAGCGGTTCCGGCGCCTCGTCCAGCGGCTCCGCCAGCGCCGCGCAGGCGGCCAGCCCGGTGGGCGGCGACAGCGCGTCCAGCGGCGGCGGCAGCGGGGCCGGTGGCGGCGGATCCATGATCCAGGCCGACCCCACCAACAACGCGCTGATTCTGAACGTGCCGGATTCCATGTACCAGAATCTGCGCAACGTCATCGACCTGCTGGACAAGCGCCGCGCCCAAGTGCTGGTGGAGGCGCTGGTGGTGGAAGTGGCCGCGCAAAGGGCGATGGAATTGGGTGTGCAATGGCAGGCGCTGGGCGCGCTCAACGGCAACGGCGCCGGCGTATTCGGCGGCACCAACTTCCCCGGCAACAGCGGCCCCGGCATCATCGGCTTGTCCGGCGGCGCGCTGGCCGGCGGCACCGCCGCCACGCCGCTTGGCACCCTGGCGGGCTCCGGCGGCCTGAACGTGGGCTGGGTCAAGGGCACGGTCAATATTCCCGGCATCGGCACCGTGCTGAACATGGGAGCGCTGGCCAAGGCGATGGAGACCGAGGTAGGCGGCAACATCGTGTCCAGTCCGTCCCTGATGGCGATGGACAATGAAAAGGCCAAGATCCAGATTGGCCAGGAAGTGCCTATCCTGACCGGCCAGTACAGCAATACCGGCAGCAGCAGCAGCGGCTCGGTCAATCCCTTCCAGACCTACGACCGCAAGACCATAGGCTTCAACCTGGAGATCACGCCGCAGATTTCCGAGGGCGGTTCCATCCGCATGAAGATTTTGCAGGAAGCGTCCACCATCGTGCCGGGCACCGAGAAAAACCCGCAAGGTCCAACCACCAACAAGCGGACGATAGAGACCATCGCCAATGTGGACGACAGCGGCATCATCGCCATCGGCGGCCTGCTGCAGGAAACGGTCAGCGACAATGAGAGCAAGGTGCCGCTGCTGGGCGACATCCCGTGGCTGGGCGCCTTGTTCCGCTACAGCAACAAGCAGCGCAACAAGACCAATCTGATGATCTTCATCAAGCCCACCATCATCCGCGACGATCTGGGCGCGCGTTCCATCGCCACCGATCGCTACAACTACATCATCGGCGAAGGCCATAAGGCGGAGAGGGAAAAGCTGCAGATGAATCTGGATTCAGCGCTGAAGTCCCTGCCGGAGGGCGGCATCCGCTCGACGCTGGAACAGAGCCTGAAGGCGCAGCCGAAATGA
- the gspE gene encoding type II secretion system ATPase GspE, protein MNKPKLSPALGFPFARANGVILLDGESGRHLLLREDSRPEAWAEVLRLHGQGLASVETLEAALFDKRLSEHYANRDGAAAEVVDDIGQDLDLTQMVESLPTVEDLLESEGDAPIIRMINALLTQALRDGASDIHIEAFEDRSVVRFRLDGSLRDVVSPHRALHAAMVSRIKIMANLDIAEKRIPQDGRISLRLGGRPVDVRVSTLPTSHGERVVLRLLDKENARLDLATLGMAADTLQAVDKVIRQPHGILLVTGPTGSGKTTTLYAALSRLDARHTNIMTVEDPVEYHLDGVGQTQVNPRIDMSFAKALRAILRQDPDVVMIGEIRDLETAQIAVQASLTGHLVLATLHTNDAASAVTRLVDMGVEPFLLASSLLGVMAQRLVRRLCPHCKAPHPVPLEGEADAPHYRPAGCPSCGHSGYKGRYGVYELLLVDDQLQRLIHDRASEQKMRDYAARHGMRSLRDDGLRWVKAGETSLEEIMRVTRN, encoded by the coding sequence ATGAACAAGCCCAAGCTGTCGCCGGCGCTGGGCTTTCCGTTCGCGCGCGCCAACGGCGTGATCCTGCTGGACGGGGAAAGCGGCCGCCATTTGCTGCTGCGCGAAGACAGCCGGCCGGAGGCCTGGGCCGAAGTGTTGCGCCTGCACGGCCAGGGGCTGGCCAGCGTCGAGACGCTGGAGGCGGCCTTGTTCGACAAGCGTCTGTCCGAGCATTACGCCAATCGCGACGGCGCGGCGGCCGAGGTGGTGGACGATATCGGCCAGGACCTGGATCTGACCCAGATGGTGGAGTCCTTGCCAACGGTGGAGGACTTGCTGGAGAGTGAGGGCGACGCGCCCATCATCCGCATGATCAACGCTTTGCTGACCCAGGCGCTGCGCGACGGCGCCTCGGACATCCACATCGAAGCCTTTGAAGACCGCTCGGTGGTGCGTTTCCGCCTGGACGGTTCGCTGCGCGACGTGGTCAGCCCGCACCGCGCGCTGCACGCGGCCATGGTGTCGCGGATCAAGATCATGGCCAATCTCGACATCGCCGAAAAACGCATTCCGCAAGACGGCCGCATCTCGTTGCGTCTGGGCGGCCGCCCGGTGGACGTGCGGGTCTCCACACTGCCCACCAGCCACGGCGAGCGCGTGGTGCTGCGTCTGCTGGACAAGGAAAACGCCCGCCTGGATCTGGCCACGCTGGGCATGGCGGCGGACACGCTGCAGGCGGTGGACAAGGTGATCCGCCAGCCGCACGGCATCCTGCTGGTCACCGGCCCCACCGGCTCGGGCAAGACCACCACGCTGTACGCGGCCTTGTCGCGGCTGGACGCGCGCCACACCAATATCATGACGGTGGAAGACCCGGTGGAATACCACCTGGACGGCGTCGGCCAGACCCAGGTCAATCCGCGCATCGACATGAGTTTCGCCAAGGCGCTGCGCGCGATTCTGCGCCAGGATCCGGACGTGGTGATGATAGGCGAGATCCGGGATCTGGAAACCGCGCAGATCGCGGTGCAGGCCTCGCTGACCGGCCACCTGGTGCTGGCCACGCTGCACACCAACGACGCCGCCTCGGCGGTGACGCGGCTGGTGGACATGGGGGTCGAGCCCTTCCTGCTGGCCTCCAGCCTGCTGGGCGTGATGGCGCAACGGCTGGTGCGCCGGCTGTGCCCGCACTGCAAGGCGCCGCATCCGGTGCCGCTGGAAGGGGAGGCGGACGCTCCGCACTACCGGCCGGCGGGCTGCCCGAGCTGCGGCCATTCCGGTTACAAGGGGCGCTACGGCGTTTATGAACTGCTCTTGGTCGACGATCAATTGCAGCGCTTGATCCACGATCGCGCTTCCGAACAGAAAATGCGCGATTACGCCGCCCGCCACGGCATGCGTTCGCTGCGCGACGACGGCTTGCGTTGGGTGAAGGCCGGCGAAACCTCGCTGGAAGAAATCATGCGGGTGACGAGGAACTGA
- a CDS encoding prepilin-type N-terminal cleavage/methylation domain-containing protein, with product MGSSVPARGFTLIEVMVVMLIIGVLATTVTLSMRPDTHRQASDEAYRLARVLEQAADAAEMGDPLALMWDAKGYGFRRRGDNGEWGGANDELLADRLWPEGVHGGALLLDGQPWPAGRPLPLWQDGRANALALQIKTETRGLAVTLSPLGRSQVDEGS from the coding sequence ATGGGCTCTTCCGTTCCGGCGCGCGGCTTCACCCTGATCGAGGTGATGGTGGTGATGCTGATCATCGGCGTGCTGGCCACCACGGTGACGCTCAGCATGCGGCCGGACACGCATCGCCAGGCCTCGGACGAGGCCTACCGCTTGGCGCGGGTGCTGGAGCAGGCGGCGGACGCCGCCGAAATGGGGGATCCGCTGGCCCTGATGTGGGACGCCAAGGGTTACGGCTTCCGGCGCCGCGGCGACAACGGCGAATGGGGCGGCGCCAACGACGAGCTGCTGGCCGACCGGCTGTGGCCGGAGGGCGTGCACGGGGGGGCGCTGTTGCTGGACGGCCAGCCCTGGCCGGCGGGACGGCCGCTGCCCTTGTGGCAGGACGGGCGCGCCAACGCGCTGGCCCTGCAGATCAAGACCGAGACGCGCGGCCTGGCCGTGACCCTGTCGCCGCTGGGCCGCAGTCAGGTGGACGAAGGCTCATGA
- the gspG gene encoding type II secretion system major pseudopilin GspG encodes MRHLSKAAQRGFTLIEIMVVIVILGVLAALVVPKVMSRPDEARAVAAKQDLGALSQALKLYRLDNGRYPSSEQGLQALVQKPTSAPEPKNWKPGGYLERLPKDPWGNPYQYANPGTHGEIDIWSFGADGEPGGEGVDADIGNWDAVK; translated from the coding sequence ATGCGACACCTTTCCAAAGCGGCCCAGCGAGGCTTCACCCTGATCGAAATCATGGTGGTGATCGTGATTCTCGGCGTACTCGCGGCGCTGGTGGTGCCCAAGGTGATGAGCCGTCCGGACGAGGCGCGCGCCGTCGCCGCCAAGCAGGATCTGGGCGCTTTGAGCCAGGCCCTGAAACTGTATCGTCTGGACAACGGACGCTACCCCAGCAGCGAGCAGGGCCTGCAGGCGCTGGTGCAGAAACCGACCTCGGCGCCGGAGCCGAAGAACTGGAAGCCGGGCGGCTACCTGGAGCGCCTGCCCAAGGACCCGTGGGGCAATCCCTACCAGTACGCCAACCCGGGCACGCACGGCGAGATCGACATCTGGAGCTTCGGTGCCGACGGCGAGCCGGGCGGCGAGGGCGTGGACGCCGACATCGGCAACTGGGACGCGGTCAAGTAA
- the gspI gene encoding type II secretion system minor pseudopilin GspI — MKRERGFTLFEVLVALAIIAVALGALLRATGLAADNGEGMKRRMQAAWEAQNMIALMQARREWPDVGEQAGELDDDGARWRWQRVISQTPNPNFRKVVVRVLAQGDGRYVLAEMTGYLRMNAGGGS; from the coding sequence ATGAAGCGCGAGCGCGGCTTTACCTTGTTTGAAGTGCTGGTGGCGCTGGCCATCATCGCGGTGGCGCTGGGCGCGCTGTTGCGCGCCACCGGCCTGGCCGCCGACAACGGCGAAGGCATGAAGCGCCGGATGCAGGCCGCTTGGGAAGCGCAGAACATGATCGCGCTGATGCAGGCGCGCCGCGAATGGCCGGACGTGGGCGAACAGGCGGGAGAGCTGGACGACGACGGCGCGCGCTGGCGTTGGCAGCGCGTGATCAGCCAGACGCCCAATCCCAATTTCCGCAAGGTGGTGGTGCGCGTGCTGGCGCAGGGCGACGGCCGTTACGTGCTGGCCGAGATGACCGGCTATCTGCGGATGAACGCCGGAGGCGGTTCGTGA